From Phycisphaerae bacterium, the proteins below share one genomic window:
- a CDS encoding helix-turn-helix domain-containing protein: protein MSSSAAIQVLQQPDQGAVLLHPIRLRLVGRLAEPNSATGLAREMGLPRQKINYHLRELEKNGLVRFVKQQRKGNCLERIVQATARSYLISPEVLGSLASDPSRIPDRFSSGYMVAVAARTIRELAILQHRADKAKQPLPTFNLQADIRFASAEDRNGFAEELTQEVARLTAKYHHETAPGGRLYRFFVGGYPAITKGEEETPKSQTIKKSKREA from the coding sequence ATGTCCAGTTCCGCCGCCATTCAAGTCCTGCAACAGCCCGACCAAGGGGCCGTATTGCTGCATCCCATTCGGCTCCGGCTCGTGGGCCGGCTGGCCGAGCCGAATTCGGCGACGGGGCTGGCGCGGGAGATGGGGCTGCCGCGACAGAAGATCAACTACCATCTTCGTGAACTCGAAAAAAACGGTCTTGTCCGGTTTGTGAAGCAACAGCGCAAGGGCAACTGCCTGGAGCGGATCGTGCAGGCGACCGCACGGAGCTATCTGATCAGCCCGGAGGTACTGGGGTCTCTGGCATCGGACCCCAGCCGCATCCCGGATCGCTTTTCATCTGGGTACATGGTCGCGGTCGCAGCGCGGACCATTCGCGAACTGGCTATCCTTCAACATCGCGCGGACAAGGCGAAACAGCCGTTGCCGACGTTCAATTTGCAGGCGGATATTCGCTTTGCCAGTGCCGAAGATCGTAATGGCTTCGCGGAGGAGCTTACGCAAGAGGTGGCGCGGTTGACGGCGAAGTATCACCACGAGACCGCGCCGGGTGGGCGGCTGTATCGGTTTTTCGTCGGGGGGTACCCGGCGATTACGAAGGGCGAGGAAGAAACGCCGAAAAGTCAAACTATCAAAAAGTCAAAACGAGAAGCATAA
- a CDS encoding DinB family protein produces the protein MKFSVDESMAILARMPRIIRALLVELPEAWWYANYGPGTWSPHEVVGHLIHGERTDWVPRARHILDRGESPPFQPFDRDGHSVMCREKKLPDLVDLFGKLREENIAALRALTLTPENLAKRGTHPALGPVTLAQLLATWTVHDLNHISQICKVLAYQYKAETGPWEAYLSILAPPAPR, from the coding sequence ATGAAATTCTCTGTTGACGAATCCATGGCGATTCTTGCCCGGATGCCGCGTATCATCCGTGCGTTGCTGGTCGAGTTGCCGGAGGCGTGGTGGTACGCGAATTACGGGCCGGGGACGTGGTCGCCGCATGAGGTGGTCGGACACTTGATCCACGGCGAGCGGACGGACTGGGTGCCGCGGGCGCGGCATATCCTGGATCGCGGGGAATCGCCGCCGTTTCAGCCGTTTGATCGCGACGGTCATTCCGTGATGTGCCGCGAGAAAAAGCTCCCGGATTTGGTTGATTTGTTCGGCAAACTGCGGGAGGAGAACATTGCCGCACTGCGGGCGCTGACGCTGACGCCGGAAAACCTGGCCAAGCGCGGGACGCATCCGGCGCTGGGGCCGGTCACGCTTGCGCAGCTTTTGGCGACCTGGACGGTGCACGACCTCAACCACATCTCCCAAATCTGCAAGGTATTGGCGTACCAATACAAAGCCGAGACCGGACCGTGGGAAGCGTATTTGTCGATCCTCGCGCCCCCAGCGCCGCGATAG
- the purD gene encoding phosphoribosylamine--glycine ligase — MKILVIGSGGREHAICWKLAASPRRPRLYCAPGNAGTAHLAENVNIPADNIEKLLAFARKERIDLTVVGPEDPLCGGIVDQFESAGLRIFGPFAAAARLEGDKAFAKQLMREAGVPTAECRVFGPTNQEIAQAKQAGRDKDEAASPGFQSGYDMARHYVSTRDEGIVIKASGLAKGKGVFVHHDPADGLLTLEELMVQRKLGDAGRRVVIEELLLGREVSVLALIDGQTIYTLETASDHKRLGENETGPNTGGMGAYSPSDVLTEADLATIEREVYVPIVDALRRDEVVYRGVLYAGIMMTAGGPKVLEFNCRFGDPETQPILMRMESDLLDALEATVNGTLDQIELRWSSDSAVCVVMASAGYPEQYAKGESISGLTEAAALDGVQVFHAGTAVSKGEVVTAGGRVLGVTAHGESIAQARRRAYEATQQISFKGAYFRGDIAMRVSGR; from the coding sequence ATGAAAATCCTCGTCATCGGTAGCGGCGGGCGCGAGCACGCGATTTGTTGGAAACTCGCGGCATCACCGCGCCGGCCCCGACTGTACTGCGCCCCCGGCAACGCCGGCACGGCCCACCTCGCCGAAAACGTCAACATCCCCGCCGACAACATCGAGAAGCTCCTCGCCTTCGCCAGGAAGGAACGCATCGACCTGACCGTCGTCGGGCCGGAAGACCCGCTCTGCGGCGGAATCGTCGATCAATTCGAGTCCGCCGGCCTGAGGATCTTTGGTCCATTCGCCGCCGCCGCCCGCCTCGAGGGCGACAAGGCCTTCGCCAAGCAGCTCATGCGCGAGGCCGGCGTGCCGACCGCCGAGTGCCGCGTCTTCGGTCCCACCAATCAGGAAATCGCCCAGGCCAAGCAGGCCGGTCGCGACAAGGACGAGGCCGCATCGCCCGGCTTTCAAAGCGGCTACGACATGGCCCGCCACTACGTCTCCACCCGCGATGAGGGCATCGTCATCAAGGCCAGCGGTCTCGCCAAAGGCAAGGGCGTCTTCGTCCACCACGACCCGGCGGACGGGCTACTGACGCTCGAAGAACTTATGGTCCAGCGCAAACTCGGCGACGCCGGCCGCCGGGTCGTCATCGAGGAACTATTGCTCGGCCGCGAGGTCAGTGTCCTCGCCTTGATCGACGGCCAGACGATTTACACCCTGGAGACCGCCTCCGACCATAAGCGGCTCGGCGAGAATGAGACCGGGCCGAATACGGGCGGCATGGGGGCCTACAGCCCGTCGGACGTTTTGACCGAGGCCGACCTGGCGACGATCGAGCGCGAAGTGTACGTGCCGATCGTCGATGCCCTGCGGCGGGACGAAGTCGTTTATCGCGGCGTGCTCTACGCGGGCATCATGATGACGGCGGGGGGGCCGAAGGTCCTCGAGTTCAACTGCCGCTTCGGCGATCCGGAAACTCAGCCGATATTGATGCGCATGGAAAGCGATTTGCTCGACGCCCTGGAGGCGACGGTCAACGGCACGCTGGACCAGATCGAGCTTCGTTGGAGTTCTGACTCGGCCGTTTGTGTTGTCATGGCCTCGGCCGGTTACCCGGAGCAATACGCCAAAGGCGAATCGATCAGCGGCTTGACAGAGGCCGCGGCGCTGGACGGCGTACAGGTCTTTCACGCCGGCACGGCCGTTTCCAAAGGGGAGGTGGTGACGGCGGGGGGGCGCGTGCTCGGCGTAACGGCGCACGGTGAAAGCATCGCGCAGGCGCGGCGGCGGGCCTACGAAGCGACGCAGCAAATCTCGTTCAAGGGCGCGTACTTTCGCGGCGACATCGCCATGCGCGTGTCGGGAAGATAG
- the murD gene encoding UDP-N-acetylmuramoyl-L-alanine--D-glutamate ligase, whose protein sequence is MTHEFSGKRIVVMGLGRFGGGIGVTRWLCKQGANVHVTDLATRDDLAASLDALIGLPFTHRLGSHDECDLDGCNLLVVSPAVDKVKSDFFKAAIRRGIPWTSEMNLFLQRCRGQIVGITGTVGKSTTTAMIGAILESAHRSTGWGHGRVWLGGNIGKSLLDELPSIGKRDIVVLELSSFQLEDAAQIRRSPQIAVVTNLRDNHLDRHGTMPAYADAKANIYRFQSADDWVVMPKGEGIEHLPADWTDRRQLVRYGIDATSRRIRIEGRAETGLPTSDTAVQLAVPGLHNLQNAAAALAVARILGVTDPASCVALAHFAGLVHRLEFVREYQGVKYYNDSKATTPDAAMTSLRAFDGGVVMMVGGSDKGSPFEELGRLIAQRAKAAVCIGQTAPQIAAAIVSAKCDTPGPEIRTATTFSEAIDSARELAEKGDVVLLSPACASYDWFKNYEERGDHFKKTVLGWP, encoded by the coding sequence ATGACCCACGAATTCTCCGGGAAGCGCATCGTCGTCATGGGCCTCGGCCGTTTCGGCGGCGGTATCGGCGTCACGCGCTGGCTCTGCAAGCAAGGCGCGAACGTCCACGTGACCGACTTGGCAACCCGTGACGATCTTGCCGCGAGTCTCGATGCGCTCATAGGACTTCCATTCACGCACCGCCTGGGCAGCCACGACGAATGCGACCTCGACGGCTGCAATCTCCTTGTTGTCAGTCCCGCTGTGGACAAGGTGAAATCCGATTTCTTCAAGGCCGCCATTCGCCGGGGCATCCCATGGACCAGCGAGATGAATCTCTTCCTGCAGCGCTGCCGCGGCCAAATCGTCGGCATCACCGGTACCGTCGGCAAGAGCACGACGACGGCGATGATTGGCGCGATTCTGGAATCCGCGCACCGATCCACCGGCTGGGGGCACGGCCGCGTCTGGCTCGGCGGCAACATTGGCAAGTCGCTTCTGGATGAACTGCCGTCCATCGGTAAACGCGATATTGTCGTACTGGAACTATCGAGTTTTCAACTGGAAGACGCGGCACAAATCCGTCGCAGCCCGCAAATCGCCGTGGTGACGAACCTCCGCGACAACCATCTCGATCGCCACGGAACCATGCCGGCCTACGCCGACGCCAAAGCGAACATCTACCGCTTTCAGTCGGCCGATGACTGGGTCGTCATGCCAAAAGGGGAGGGAATCGAACATCTACCGGCCGACTGGACGGATCGGCGGCAACTCGTTCGTTACGGGATCGACGCAACATCGCGCCGCATTCGAATCGAAGGCCGCGCTGAAACCGGCTTGCCAACCAGTGATACCGCCGTTCAACTCGCCGTGCCCGGTCTGCATAACCTGCAGAACGCCGCCGCCGCCCTGGCCGTTGCTCGCATCCTCGGCGTCACTGACCCTGCGTCCTGCGTCGCGCTCGCCCACTTTGCCGGTCTGGTCCATCGCCTCGAATTCGTCCGAGAGTATCAGGGCGTCAAATATTACAACGACTCCAAGGCGACCACGCCGGACGCCGCGATGACCTCGCTCCGCGCTTTCGACGGCGGCGTCGTGATGATGGTCGGCGGCTCCGACAAGGGCAGTCCTTTCGAAGAATTGGGACGCCTGATTGCCCAGCGAGCCAAAGCCGCCGTCTGCATCGGTCAAACGGCGCCCCAAATCGCGGCCGCCATCGTCTCGGCCAAGTGCGACACGCCTGGCCCAGAAATCCGCACGGCGACGACGTTTTCGGAAGCGATTGATTCTGCCCGCGAATTGGCGGAAAAAGGAGACGTGGTCCTCCTGTCGCCTGCATGCGCAAGTTACGACTGGTTCAAGAATTACGAAGAGCGAGGTGACCATTTCAAGAAAACCGTGCTGGGCTGGCCCTAA